A stretch of Pseudomonas sp. LRP2-20 DNA encodes these proteins:
- a CDS encoding NTP transferase domain-containing protein, whose translation MSVVALVLAAGSSVRFGADKRRALMADGRSLLAHSVERACAVFDDVRVVLRDGERGEELGLPSVCRVIASVDYTQGLGHSLAAGAASLVDSKAQAVAILLGDMPWVELGTLGLLAREASGSTIVLPCHAGQQGHPVVFGRDFWPALARLTGDEGARSVVKAHPDSCVRLAVEDAGVLRDIDTPDALRQ comes from the coding sequence GGCCGGCAGCAGCGTGCGTTTCGGTGCTGACAAGCGGCGGGCGCTGATGGCCGATGGTCGTAGCTTGCTGGCGCACAGTGTCGAACGTGCCTGCGCGGTGTTCGATGACGTGCGGGTGGTGTTGCGTGACGGCGAGCGGGGCGAGGAGCTGGGGTTGCCATCGGTATGCCGGGTCATCGCCAGCGTGGATTACACGCAGGGTTTGGGCCATAGCCTGGCGGCGGGCGCTGCTTCGCTGGTCGATAGCAAGGCGCAGGCGGTGGCGATTCTGCTGGGTGACATGCCCTGGGTGGAACTCGGGACCCTTGGTTTGCTTGCACGCGAGGCCAGTGGGTCGACGATAGTCCTGCCTTGTCATGCCGGGCAGCAGGGCCATCCGGTAGTGTTCGGACGTGATTTCTGGCCAGCGCTAGCGCGGCTGACGGGCGATGAAGGGGCGCGTTCGGTGGTCAAGGCCCATCCGGACAGTTGCGTCAGGCTGGCAGTCGAGGATGCCGGGGTGCTGCGGGATATCGATACGCCCGATGCACTGCGCCAATGA
- a CDS encoding GAD-like domain-containing protein, with the protein MNVLFSIFLETFNDPIAHQPVPPSALAHYKGKLPNQLLTYWQDHGWCGYGGGLFWMVNPQEYADVVAYWLAGTHFETQDTYHLIARSAFGELYLWGEETGSVLTITAYASQYIEGACSSTDEERDAKIQGLLMWAMTEGIDLGLFESARETLGTLAPDEMYGFVPALMLGGPASLANLQRLKADVHLILLSQLSELEPYTFDDEEDE; encoded by the coding sequence ATGAACGTACTCTTCTCCATCTTCCTAGAAACCTTCAACGACCCCATCGCCCATCAACCCGTCCCCCCATCCGCTCTTGCCCATTACAAAGGCAAACTCCCCAACCAACTCCTGACCTACTGGCAAGACCACGGCTGGTGCGGCTACGGCGGTGGCCTGTTCTGGATGGTCAACCCGCAGGAATACGCTGATGTCGTAGCTTACTGGCTCGCCGGCACTCACTTCGAAACCCAGGATACCTACCACCTCATCGCGCGCAGCGCTTTCGGCGAGCTGTATCTGTGGGGCGAAGAAACCGGATCAGTCCTGACCATCACTGCCTACGCATCCCAATACATCGAAGGCGCATGCAGCTCGACCGACGAAGAGCGTGACGCGAAGATCCAAGGGCTGCTTATGTGGGCCATGACTGAAGGGATCGACCTGGGCCTGTTCGAATCGGCCAGGGAAACACTAGGGACGTTGGCGCCAGACGAGATGTACGGCTTCGTCCCGGCACTGATGCTGGGCGGGCCTGCAAGCCTGGCCAATCTCCAGCGACTCAAGGCCGACGTGCATCTGATTCTGCTTTCCCAGCTGAGCGAACTGGAACCTTATACTTTCGATGATGAAGAAGATGAATAA
- a CDS encoding GAD-like domain-containing protein: MDRLFARLVEKIGLPTCRQIVPNTVIEQYKGKLPHQLLEHWSQYGWSGFGKGIFWLVNPAEYECVVDTWLNGTEHSKRDKYHLIARSAFGDMYFWGENTGASLKITSILSSYVTRTSIYTGVDLDKGFPAFLLSISFDSNNYGDMFDPAYEKLGALTADEMYGFTPAIMLGGSGSFNHLEKVKSVEHLSFLAQLSDLRPYVSTGDFPLGH; the protein is encoded by the coding sequence ATGGATAGATTATTCGCTAGATTAGTAGAGAAAATCGGCCTACCAACCTGCCGACAAATCGTGCCGAATACCGTTATTGAGCAATACAAAGGAAAACTACCTCATCAGCTTCTAGAACACTGGAGCCAATATGGATGGAGCGGGTTTGGCAAAGGTATTTTTTGGTTGGTGAACCCCGCAGAGTACGAGTGCGTAGTCGACACCTGGCTAAACGGCACTGAGCACTCGAAGCGCGACAAATATCACCTCATAGCACGCAGTGCGTTCGGAGACATGTATTTCTGGGGCGAGAATACAGGCGCCTCACTTAAAATAACCAGCATCCTGTCAAGTTACGTAACCCGAACATCAATTTACACCGGTGTAGACCTAGACAAAGGGTTCCCCGCTTTTCTTCTATCAATCAGCTTTGATTCCAACAACTACGGAGATATGTTCGACCCCGCTTATGAGAAGCTAGGCGCGCTTACCGCGGATGAAATGTACGGCTTCACCCCCGCCATCATGTTGGGCGGATCAGGGTCATTCAACCACCTTGAAAAGGTAAAATCAGTGGAACATCTAAGTTTTCTGGCACAACTTTCAGATCTTCGCCCCTATGTGTCGACAGGGGACTTCCCACTCGGGCATTAG
- a CDS encoding DUF6861 domain-containing protein, translated as MLLWHIVPTWHDIESRITDEMGYQGGAHFRTYLNEEVPSLALNLRRVDSVRRAFYKAEWVAGELLRQRFADLDIKSILNDLLGVAEQMAMIVAGSALTGGLLGAGIGAFAGGVGAFPGGVAGTAIGFKVSGWILGVLGIASLAEFFVDGLPRIGECYLDGIGIAWEGPRGEQGLSAFSQDNPFAINQAAHFIATGHVEVVMLLLGAMVSYLTRGGGNAGVLAQEMAASKKGARIGQWMLKHEEALKKRPDLQVPERRKGAMSEPQPAQPNRPAGKDKEPAKNKPSTMTLYNVDCFKADKLPNSKIGEFDRQLGGQEKGMNNLTVQEFLQNIADPILRNPNNAKRARRDQEDAFINRFLEELLQDHDFLEAEELATKKAKREMSTIAALHNPDLFAGGKDIIGGFGDRQVNSTIGPQWRTKIQSLAAAAKAVPISMRNNTFLNVKLHRC; from the coding sequence ATGCTGCTCTGGCACATCGTGCCCACCTGGCACGATATCGAGTCACGCATCACCGATGAAATGGGCTATCAGGGAGGCGCCCATTTCCGTACCTACCTCAACGAAGAAGTACCGTCACTGGCCCTCAACCTGCGCCGTGTCGACAGCGTGCGGCGCGCTTTTTACAAGGCCGAATGGGTAGCGGGCGAACTGCTGCGCCAGCGCTTCGCCGACCTCGACATCAAAAGCATCCTCAACGACCTGCTCGGCGTCGCCGAGCAGATGGCGATGATCGTCGCCGGCAGCGCCCTTACTGGCGGCCTGCTCGGTGCCGGCATCGGTGCCTTCGCCGGCGGCGTCGGTGCATTTCCCGGCGGGGTTGCAGGTACCGCCATCGGCTTCAAGGTCAGCGGCTGGATCCTCGGTGTGCTGGGCATCGCCTCCCTCGCCGAGTTCTTCGTCGACGGCTTGCCGCGCATTGGCGAGTGCTACCTGGATGGCATTGGTATCGCCTGGGAGGGCCCACGCGGTGAACAAGGGCTGAGCGCGTTCAGCCAGGACAACCCTTTTGCCATCAATCAGGCCGCACACTTCATTGCCACCGGGCACGTGGAAGTCGTGATGCTGCTGTTGGGCGCCATGGTGTCCTACCTCACCCGTGGGGGTGGCAATGCCGGTGTGTTGGCTCAGGAAATGGCCGCCAGCAAGAAAGGCGCGAGGATTGGGCAATGGATGCTCAAGCATGAGGAGGCCCTGAAGAAACGGCCGGACCTGCAGGTGCCGGAGCGGCGCAAAGGCGCGATGAGTGAGCCGCAGCCTGCGCAGCCGAACCGGCCAGCGGGGAAAGACAAGGAGCCGGCAAAGAACAAGCCGAGTACCATGACGCTGTATAACGTCGACTGCTTTAAGGCGGATAAGCTGCCAAACTCTAAAATTGGAGAATTTGACCGGCAACTGGGCGGCCAAGAGAAAGGCATGAATAACTTAACTGTTCAGGAGTTCCTGCAAAACATTGCCGACCCTATCCTTCGAAACCCGAACAATGCCAAGCGAGCAAGGAGAGATCAGGAGGATGCCTTCATCAACCGTTTCTTAGAAGAGCTCCTTCAAGATCATGACTTCCTTGAAGCAGAAGAACTTGCCACAAAAAAGGCAAAAAGGGAGATGTCAACCATAGCAGCGCTTCATAACCCTGATTTGTTCGCTGGTGGCAAGGATATCATTGGAGGTTTCGGTGACCGGCAGGTCAACTCAACGATTGGCCCACAGTGGAGAACAAAGATCCAAAGCCTTGCAGCTGCAGCTAAAGCAGTGCCCATATCAATGCGAAATAACACTTTTCTAAATGTAAAGCTGCACAGATGCTAA
- a CDS encoding response regulator transcription factor, whose amino-acid sequence MHVLLCEDDDLIASGICAGLTAQGLTVDRVANAASARALLQAAQFDVMILDLGLPDEDGLKLLRRLRQQGVDLPVLVLTARDAVTDRVDGLQAGADDYLLKPFDLRELAARLHTLLRRVAGRAVNVIEHGPLRYDPSSCEATLAGQPVDLSRREQALLQALLQNPGRVLSSEQLKDCVYGFSDEVESNALNVHIHHLRRKLGNSIVETVRGLGYRLGPAQAPQEAAS is encoded by the coding sequence ATGCACGTTCTGCTCTGCGAGGACGACGACCTGATCGCCAGCGGCATCTGCGCCGGCCTCACCGCCCAGGGCCTGACTGTCGACCGCGTGGCCAATGCCGCCAGTGCCCGGGCCCTGCTGCAGGCGGCACAGTTCGACGTGATGATCCTCGACCTCGGCCTGCCCGACGAAGATGGCCTCAAACTGCTGCGCCGCCTGCGCCAGCAGGGTGTGGACCTGCCGGTGCTGGTACTCACCGCACGCGATGCGGTCACCGACCGGGTCGATGGCCTGCAGGCGGGCGCCGACGACTACCTGCTCAAACCCTTCGACCTGCGCGAACTGGCTGCGCGCCTGCATACCCTGCTGCGCCGGGTAGCGGGGCGGGCGGTCAACGTGATCGAGCATGGCCCGCTGCGCTACGACCCGAGCAGCTGCGAAGCGACCCTGGCCGGCCAGCCTGTGGACCTGTCGCGGCGTGAACAGGCGCTGCTCCAGGCCTTGCTGCAGAACCCCGGCCGGGTGCTGTCCAGCGAACAGCTCAAAGACTGCGTGTACGGCTTCAGCGATGAGGTCGAAAGCAACGCGCTGAACGTGCATATCCACCACCTGCGGCGCAAGCTCGGCAACAGCATCGTCGAGACCGTGCGTGGCCTGGGTTATCGCCTGGGGCCTGCGCAGGCGCCGCAAGAGGCTGCCTCATGA